A genomic stretch from Chelmon rostratus isolate fCheRos1 chromosome 14, fCheRos1.pri, whole genome shotgun sequence includes:
- the mat2b gene encoding methionine adenosyltransferase 2 subunit beta isoform X2 has translation MPGFEFSGSEDEAMAPAPRVLVTGATGLLGRAVCREFQNSGWLVIGTGYRRARPRLLRCDLTDEDAVRGLLHEYKPDVIIHCAAERRPDVVERHTEAAVNLNVHATSTLAKEAAVCGALFLYISTDYVFDGRNPPYGEDDSPNPLNVYGRSKLEGERETLRHCPGAVVLRVPVLFGEVESVSESAVTSLWLKVQEGTESCTLDHCQQRFPTYTRDVAAVCRKLSERARQDPSIRGIFHFSAKEQMTKYEMAVAIAQAFNLPSNHLIPLTEQPAASTLRPVNSQLNCSRLELLNLSIEPQSFASSITNCLWPFTPDKQWRQTVFH, from the exons ATGCCTGGATTTGAGTTCAGCGGTTCGGAG GACGAGGCTATGGCCCCAGCTCCGAGGGTCCTGGTTACAGGTGCAACTGGTCTTCTGGGTCGAGCTGTCTGCAGAGAGTTTCAGAATAGCGGCTGGTTAGTTATTGGGACCGGATATAGGAGAGCCAGGCCCCGCCTTCTACGCTGTGACCTCACAGACGAGGACGCTGTCAGAGGACTACTGCATGAGTACAAG CCTGATGTGATCATccactgtgcagcagagagacgtCCAGATGTTGTAGAGAGacacactgaagcagctgtAAATCTCAACGTGCACGCCACGAGCACACTCGCCAAGGAGGCAG CCGTCTGTGGAGCGTTGTTCCTGTACATCAGCACCGACTACGTGTTTGATGGAAGGAATCCTCCGTACGGAGAAGACGATAGTCCCAATCCTCTCAACGTCTACGGACGCAGCAaactggagggagagagagagacactcagACACTGTCCAG GTGCGGTGGTGCTGCGGGTGCCGGTTCTGTTCGGGGAGGTGGAGTCGGTGTCTGAGAGCGCGGTGACGTCGCTGTGGCTGAAAGTCCAGGAGGGGACGGAGAGCTGCACGCTGGATCACTGCCAGCAGAGGTTTCCGACCTACACCCGAGACGTGGCCGCTGTTTGCAGGAAGCTGTCAGAGAGGGCgagacag gaCCCGTCTATCAGAGGAATCTTTCACTTCTCGGCTAAAGAGCAGATGACCAAATATGAGATGGCCGTCGCAATCGCTCAGGCGTTCAACCTGCCGTCCAACCACCTCATACCT ctgacagAGCAGCCGGCAGCGTCGACTCTTCGTCCAGTCAACAGTCAGTTAAACTGTTCTCGTCTGGAGCTGTTGAACCTCAGCATTGAACCGCAATCATTCGCCTCCTCCATCACTAACTGTCTGTGGCCGTTTACACCTGACAAGCAGTGGAGACAGACTGTCttccactga
- the mat2b gene encoding methionine adenosyltransferase 2 subunit beta isoform X1 — MSRAGAELRIIFSPGRVQLVQDEAMAPAPRVLVTGATGLLGRAVCREFQNSGWLVIGTGYRRARPRLLRCDLTDEDAVRGLLHEYKPDVIIHCAAERRPDVVERHTEAAVNLNVHATSTLAKEAAVCGALFLYISTDYVFDGRNPPYGEDDSPNPLNVYGRSKLEGERETLRHCPGAVVLRVPVLFGEVESVSESAVTSLWLKVQEGTESCTLDHCQQRFPTYTRDVAAVCRKLSERARQDPSIRGIFHFSAKEQMTKYEMAVAIAQAFNLPSNHLIPLTEQPAASTLRPVNSQLNCSRLELLNLSIEPQSFASSITNCLWPFTPDKQWRQTVFH, encoded by the exons ATGAGCCGCGCAGGCGCAGAATTGAGGATTATCTTCAGCCCGGGCCGTGTGCAGCTGGTCCAG GACGAGGCTATGGCCCCAGCTCCGAGGGTCCTGGTTACAGGTGCAACTGGTCTTCTGGGTCGAGCTGTCTGCAGAGAGTTTCAGAATAGCGGCTGGTTAGTTATTGGGACCGGATATAGGAGAGCCAGGCCCCGCCTTCTACGCTGTGACCTCACAGACGAGGACGCTGTCAGAGGACTACTGCATGAGTACAAG CCTGATGTGATCATccactgtgcagcagagagacgtCCAGATGTTGTAGAGAGacacactgaagcagctgtAAATCTCAACGTGCACGCCACGAGCACACTCGCCAAGGAGGCAG CCGTCTGTGGAGCGTTGTTCCTGTACATCAGCACCGACTACGTGTTTGATGGAAGGAATCCTCCGTACGGAGAAGACGATAGTCCCAATCCTCTCAACGTCTACGGACGCAGCAaactggagggagagagagagacactcagACACTGTCCAG GTGCGGTGGTGCTGCGGGTGCCGGTTCTGTTCGGGGAGGTGGAGTCGGTGTCTGAGAGCGCGGTGACGTCGCTGTGGCTGAAAGTCCAGGAGGGGACGGAGAGCTGCACGCTGGATCACTGCCAGCAGAGGTTTCCGACCTACACCCGAGACGTGGCCGCTGTTTGCAGGAAGCTGTCAGAGAGGGCgagacag gaCCCGTCTATCAGAGGAATCTTTCACTTCTCGGCTAAAGAGCAGATGACCAAATATGAGATGGCCGTCGCAATCGCTCAGGCGTTCAACCTGCCGTCCAACCACCTCATACCT ctgacagAGCAGCCGGCAGCGTCGACTCTTCGTCCAGTCAACAGTCAGTTAAACTGTTCTCGTCTGGAGCTGTTGAACCTCAGCATTGAACCGCAATCATTCGCCTCCTCCATCACTAACTGTCTGTGGCCGTTTACACCTGACAAGCAGTGGAGACAGACTGTCttccactga